In the Aneurinibacillus soli genome, one interval contains:
- a CDS encoding PepSY-associated TM helix domain-containing protein, whose product MRKAIGKIHLALSLLAGIFIVLISLTGSLLVFEHEIERLFQPKLYHVSAGPVVSYEQALTAAKKAHPKADVQRVYTPDEASTEGVYIFQMKDGKSSFSVYVDPGTGRINGEEGDQSFFTWVLELHRYLLLKDFNGAEITGIIGFLLFFITVSGIYLWWPGIRNWMRGFTFRRSPNTFAKHYNWHKVLGIWSVPFLLVVSLTGALFEYDEAIFGWFGAKPSKSPAKQILVSVPLPEGKKPLDALMRSAEQAVPDAKVIQVRMPAKPKKDQPEGAVEVRMTHGYDPGNGNARVWLDAYSGRVIAKLDAKVDSGLTYQTWLFPLHTGAFGGIVTKVLYAIGGLILPVLAVTGTYMWWFKRRKRKQKQDKTESQAA is encoded by the coding sequence ATGCGAAAAGCAATAGGGAAGATTCATTTGGCTCTAAGCTTGCTAGCAGGAATATTTATTGTTCTAATCTCGCTAACAGGAAGCTTGCTCGTATTCGAGCACGAAATAGAAAGGCTGTTTCAGCCAAAGCTGTATCACGTAAGCGCTGGCCCGGTTGTCTCGTATGAACAAGCACTTACAGCCGCAAAAAAGGCACATCCGAAAGCAGACGTGCAGCGTGTGTACACACCGGATGAAGCGAGTACAGAAGGTGTGTATATCTTTCAGATGAAGGATGGGAAGTCAAGTTTTAGTGTGTATGTTGATCCAGGCACAGGTCGGATTAATGGTGAAGAAGGAGACCAATCATTTTTTACCTGGGTTTTAGAGTTGCATCGGTATTTGTTGCTCAAAGATTTTAATGGTGCAGAGATTACGGGTATCATCGGCTTTCTGTTATTTTTTATTACGGTATCGGGTATTTATTTATGGTGGCCGGGCATTCGGAACTGGATGCGTGGTTTTACATTTCGTCGTTCGCCCAACACGTTTGCGAAGCACTACAACTGGCATAAGGTGCTAGGAATCTGGTCTGTTCCGTTTTTACTCGTGGTTTCCTTGACAGGAGCCCTGTTTGAGTATGATGAAGCGATCTTTGGCTGGTTCGGAGCAAAACCGTCTAAGAGTCCAGCGAAACAGATACTTGTATCGGTTCCGCTGCCAGAAGGAAAAAAGCCGCTTGATGCGTTAATGCGTAGTGCAGAGCAGGCTGTGCCGGATGCGAAGGTGATTCAGGTACGCATGCCAGCGAAGCCGAAAAAAGACCAGCCGGAAGGAGCGGTTGAAGTTCGGATGACACACGGATATGATCCGGGCAACGGAAATGCGCGTGTCTGGCTTGACGCATACAGCGGACGAGTGATTGCGAAGCTTGATGCGAAGGTGGATAGCGGACTTACATACCAGACCTGGCTTTTTCCGCTTCATACAGGTGCATTCGGTGGCATCGTAACAAAAGTGCTCTATGCAATCGGTGGGCTTATCTTGCCGGTGCTTGCGGTAACAGGTACATATATGTGGTGGTTTAAGCGTCGTAAGCGCAAGCAGAAACAGGACAAAACAGAGTCGCAAGCAGCGTAA
- a CDS encoding ABC-F family ATP-binding cassette domain-containing protein, with protein MSVLTVEGLSHTFGDRTLFKDVSFRLLPGEHVGLVGANGVGKSTLMNILTGQIVRDGGKVEWTPKVRYGYLDQHTVLTPGKTIRDVLKDAFLPLLELEQELMVISEKMADASPEELEKLLEDMGDIQDQLDASGFYTLDVKVDEMANGLGLSAIGLERDVAALSGGQRTKVLLAKLLLEKPNVLLLDEPTNYLDEEHIDWLKGYLREYPFAFMLISHDTEFMNDVVNVIYHLEFSKLTRYSATYEKFLDMADMAKSQHLNAYEKQQEYIKKTEDFIQRNKARYSTSGRAKSRQKQLERIDVIDRPETAAKPTFAFKESRASGKVVFEGKDIQIGYSHALLPNPLNMTIERGEKIAIVGCNGVGKSTLLKTILGKVKPYSGTAYQGDFLHPSYFEQEVKAGSVTALDDVWNSFPIMNQHEVRGALARCGLKNEHINRPLNMLSGGEQAKVRLCKLLMDESNWLLFDEPTNHLDVVAKEELKRALTEYKGTVLLVCHEPEFYSDWVTRVWNVEEWAHQG; from the coding sequence ATGAGTGTACTAACTGTTGAAGGATTAAGTCATACGTTCGGAGACCGAACGTTATTTAAAGATGTATCATTCCGCCTGCTGCCAGGCGAGCATGTTGGGCTTGTCGGTGCGAATGGTGTGGGGAAGTCGACGTTGATGAATATTTTGACCGGACAGATCGTACGCGATGGCGGGAAGGTAGAATGGACGCCAAAAGTGCGCTACGGCTACCTCGACCAGCATACGGTACTGACGCCGGGCAAAACGATTCGTGACGTGTTAAAAGATGCGTTCCTGCCGCTGCTAGAGCTTGAACAGGAACTGATGGTGATCTCGGAGAAGATGGCGGATGCATCGCCAGAAGAACTCGAGAAGCTGCTTGAAGATATGGGGGACATTCAGGATCAGTTGGATGCCAGTGGGTTTTATACGCTTGACGTTAAAGTGGATGAGATGGCGAATGGTTTGGGGTTAAGTGCAATCGGGCTTGAGCGGGACGTTGCGGCGCTCTCTGGCGGACAGCGGACGAAGGTGTTGCTCGCAAAGCTTCTGCTTGAGAAGCCGAATGTACTTTTGCTTGATGAGCCGACGAACTATCTGGATGAAGAACATATTGACTGGTTGAAAGGCTATCTCAGAGAATATCCGTTTGCGTTCATGCTAATCTCGCATGATACGGAATTTATGAATGATGTAGTAAATGTGATCTACCATCTTGAATTTTCGAAGCTGACACGTTACAGCGCAACATATGAGAAGTTTCTTGATATGGCTGATATGGCGAAGTCTCAGCATTTGAATGCCTATGAGAAGCAGCAAGAATATATTAAGAAAACAGAAGACTTTATTCAGCGTAATAAGGCACGCTATTCGACATCGGGCCGTGCGAAAAGCCGCCAGAAGCAGCTCGAGCGGATCGATGTGATTGATCGTCCGGAAACAGCGGCAAAGCCGACGTTTGCCTTCAAGGAATCACGGGCGAGCGGAAAAGTTGTGTTTGAAGGTAAGGATATTCAGATTGGGTATTCCCATGCTCTCCTGCCGAATCCGCTGAATATGACGATTGAGCGCGGCGAGAAGATTGCGATTGTTGGCTGCAACGGCGTCGGGAAATCTACGCTCTTAAAAACAATTTTGGGCAAGGTGAAGCCGTATAGTGGAACGGCGTATCAGGGCGACTTCCTCCATCCGTCTTATTTTGAACAGGAAGTAAAGGCGGGAAGTGTAACAGCGCTTGATGATGTGTGGAATTCGTTCCCGATCATGAATCAGCATGAAGTGCGTGGGGCGCTTGCTCGTTGTGGATTGAAAAACGAACATATCAATCGTCCACTCAACATGCTGAGCGGGGGCGAGCAGGCAAAGGTCCGCCTGTGCAAGCTTTTGATGGATGAAAGCAACTGGCTTCTGTTTGACGAGCCGACCAATCACCTTGATGTGGTCGCGAAGGAAGAATTGAAGCGTGCCCTTACAGAATACAAAGGCACTGTGCTGCTTGTTTGCCACGAACCGGAGTTTTACAGCGACTGGGTTACCCGGGTATGGAACGTGGAAGAATGGGCGCATCAGGGCTAG
- a CDS encoding eL34 family ribosomal protein: protein MVDTCLACGKPLDTDRFAVYHGEGSKTARAENEGIAGHLCTACAKKHKMKSVRKEHPFSKLAHVFMAENEGNV from the coding sequence ATGGTGGATACGTGCCTTGCATGCGGCAAACCGCTTGATACGGATCGATTCGCTGTGTACCATGGCGAGGGGAGTAAGACAGCCCGAGCAGAGAACGAAGGGATTGCCGGTCATTTATGCACCGCCTGCGCGAAGAAGCACAAAATGAAGTCGGTACGCAAGGAACATCCGTTTTCAAAGCTGGCGCATGTATTTATGGCTGAAAACGAAGGAAACGTTTGA
- a CDS encoding reverse transcriptase-like protein, producing the protein MDVRIQWNYRSLVGKKRVRFTSDPVSAQDALIFAGDIEKTGRAVQPPEFVADNGDIWTRKELEKLLKKVETEPHSITAYFDGGYDRARRMAGLGVVIYFEQDGIKYRIRKNEAVSSIDSNNEAEYAALWLLLRELELLGSHHTSVIIRGDSQVVFNQLTGDWPAYEEEENRWLDRIEAKLSELGLTPVYEPLPRTENKEADMLAGQALAGECIQSRKQLDIHE; encoded by the coding sequence ATGGACGTGCGAATTCAATGGAACTACCGATCCCTTGTGGGCAAGAAACGGGTGCGATTTACATCAGATCCGGTTTCTGCACAAGATGCGCTCATTTTTGCAGGGGACATTGAGAAAACAGGCCGGGCCGTACAGCCACCTGAATTTGTGGCAGATAATGGTGACATATGGACGCGCAAGGAATTAGAAAAGCTTCTGAAGAAAGTGGAAACCGAACCGCATAGCATTACAGCCTATTTTGATGGCGGATATGACCGGGCGCGTCGTATGGCCGGGCTTGGGGTGGTTATTTATTTTGAGCAGGACGGGATCAAGTACCGCATTCGCAAAAATGAAGCCGTTTCTTCGATTGACTCTAACAACGAAGCGGAATACGCGGCGCTCTGGCTTTTGCTGCGGGAGCTTGAGCTTCTCGGTTCCCATCATACATCTGTCATTATTCGCGGAGATTCCCAAGTTGTATTTAACCAGTTAACCGGCGACTGGCCAGCGTATGAGGAAGAAGAGAATCGCTGGCTCGATCGAATTGAAGCGAAGCTCTCTGAATTGGGGCTAACACCCGTATATGAACCACTGCCGCGTACAGAAAATAAAGAAGCGGATATGCTTGCGGGTCAAGCGCTTGCCGGAGAATGCATTCAAAGCCGAAAGCAGCTTGATATACATGAATGA
- a CDS encoding aspartate kinase has translation MKVAKFGGTSLASAEQIKKVCSIVLADKSRKLIVASAPGKRHKEDTKVTDLLIALAERCLAGEAAEAALGAVVARYREIAEELGLDDEIVNVIEQDLRARMALDTGKPEMFMDALKASGEDNNAKIIARYLQSQGVNASYVNPKDAGLLVSDEHGNAQVLPESYDNLRALRDRDEIMIFPGFFGYAPSGEIVTFSRGGSDITGSILAAAIKADLYENFTDVDSVFAANPHLVESPEAIEELTYREMRELSYAGFSVFHDEALIPAFRAGIPVCIKNTNNPSAPGTMIGFERKGNGNPVVGIASADGFCSIYVSKYLMNREIGFGRRLLHILEDEGLSYEHIPSGIDDITVILKDAGLEGEKEERIVKRIREELAVDDIVVEHDLSMIMIVGEGMRHNVGTTARAAGALARAHVNLEMINQGSSEVSMMFGVKAVQEQKAVQAIYDEFFKNANIIREEAVSHVRA, from the coding sequence ATGAAGGTGGCAAAATTTGGTGGAACATCACTGGCGAGTGCCGAACAGATTAAGAAAGTATGCAGCATTGTACTTGCGGATAAGTCCCGTAAGCTGATTGTGGCATCGGCACCCGGAAAGCGCCATAAAGAAGATACAAAAGTAACGGATCTGTTAATTGCGCTCGCTGAGCGTTGCCTTGCAGGTGAAGCAGCAGAAGCGGCGCTGGGAGCGGTTGTAGCCCGGTATCGCGAGATTGCAGAAGAGCTGGGTCTCGACGATGAAATCGTCAATGTGATCGAACAAGATTTGCGTGCCCGTATGGCGCTCGATACCGGAAAACCGGAGATGTTTATGGACGCATTGAAAGCAAGCGGTGAAGATAATAATGCCAAGATCATTGCCCGTTATTTGCAGAGCCAGGGTGTGAACGCAAGCTACGTGAATCCGAAAGACGCTGGTCTTCTCGTGAGTGATGAACATGGCAACGCCCAGGTGCTGCCGGAATCGTACGACAATCTGCGGGCGCTGCGTGATCGTGATGAGATTATGATCTTCCCAGGCTTTTTTGGTTATGCGCCATCCGGTGAGATCGTGACATTCTCGCGTGGTGGTTCTGACATTACGGGTTCGATTTTGGCGGCTGCTATTAAAGCCGATCTATATGAGAACTTTACAGATGTGGATTCGGTATTCGCTGCGAATCCACATCTGGTAGAGAGTCCGGAAGCGATTGAGGAATTGACCTATCGTGAGATGCGTGAATTATCTTACGCCGGTTTCTCCGTGTTCCATGATGAAGCACTGATCCCGGCATTCCGCGCTGGTATTCCGGTCTGCATCAAAAATACAAATAACCCGTCCGCACCAGGCACGATGATTGGATTCGAGCGCAAAGGCAACGGCAATCCAGTTGTCGGTATTGCGAGTGCGGATGGATTTTGTAGCATTTATGTAAGTAAATATTTAATGAACCGGGAGATTGGCTTTGGCCGTCGTCTGTTGCACATTCTTGAAGATGAAGGGCTATCTTATGAGCATATCCCGTCAGGCATTGATGACATTACCGTTATCCTGAAAGACGCAGGTCTTGAAGGGGAGAAAGAAGAGCGGATTGTGAAGCGCATTAGAGAAGAATTGGCCGTGGATGATATTGTCGTCGAACATGATCTGTCGATGATTATGATTGTGGGCGAAGGCATGCGTCATAATGTTGGTACGACAGCGCGTGCGGCAGGAGCGCTCGCCCGTGCTCATGTTAATCTGGAGATGATTAACCAGGGTTCTTCTGAAGTAAGCATGATGTTTGGCGTGAAGGCAGTGCAGGAACAAAAAGCTGTACAGGCAATTTACGATGAATTTTTCAAAAATGCCAACATTATACGTGAAGAAGCGGTGAGCCACGTCCGCGCATAA
- a CDS encoding DUF3050 domain-containing protein — MQQTEAIRHLHTVRDELLAHPVYGQMTTPDRVRIMMKHHVFAVWDFMSLLKRLQQGVTSVTVPWMPYTNPEYTRFVNEIVLGEESDEDGQGGYISHFELYLQAMEEAGADQGPIQAFLAELTAGKSYEEALRHPAVPKTAREFVEFSLRVALTGELHEVAAVFFYGREGLIPDMFRLLIASLEKEGASSGWLDYYLRRHVELDEGEHGPLAERLLASLCGDDPKKLEEAHTIARTALQMRGQLWDGVVEEIENQGL; from the coding sequence ATGCAGCAAACAGAAGCCATTAGACATTTGCATACCGTGCGGGACGAGCTTCTCGCGCACCCGGTGTATGGACAGATGACTACACCGGATCGAGTTCGGATTATGATGAAGCATCATGTATTTGCGGTATGGGATTTCATGAGTCTGCTAAAGCGGCTACAGCAGGGCGTCACATCTGTCACGGTGCCATGGATGCCGTATACGAACCCGGAATATACGCGGTTTGTGAATGAAATTGTGCTCGGGGAAGAATCGGATGAGGATGGACAAGGGGGCTATATCAGTCATTTTGAACTGTACTTGCAGGCGATGGAAGAGGCAGGAGCAGATCAAGGTCCAATCCAGGCTTTTCTGGCGGAGCTTACAGCCGGAAAATCGTATGAAGAGGCACTGCGCCATCCGGCTGTTCCAAAGACAGCACGCGAGTTTGTCGAGTTCAGTCTGCGCGTGGCGCTGACTGGGGAGCTGCATGAAGTGGCAGCTGTATTCTTTTATGGACGAGAAGGACTGATTCCGGATATGTTCCGCCTGCTTATTGCCTCACTGGAGAAAGAAGGCGCTTCGTCTGGATGGCTGGATTATTACTTGCGTCGCCACGTTGAGCTTGATGAAGGAGAGCACGGTCCGCTTGCTGAGCGTCTGCTTGCGAGTCTGTGTGGAGATGATCCGAAAAAGCTGGAGGAAGCACACACAATTGCTCGGACGGCCTTGCAGATGCGTGGGCAGCTGTGGGATGGCGTAGTAGAGGAAATCGAAAACCAGGGCTTGTAA
- a CDS encoding DUF4931 domain-containing protein → MNTYMTFITNVARQKPSTLHNSETACPFCDRDTLYKEGVILAKEDPFLIVENKFQTLDRAYQMVLIETEACNHGDLSMYAPDYLYRLFRFALANWEALEASGKFRSVIFFKNHGIHSGGSIYHPHMQFVGLTDVDYRERVEARQFMGLIVDQQPGVELNLSTFPRAGFTEFNVVLTDRTKLDEFSNYVQIAVHFILNVMNTKYKSFNIFFYQFEDRLIAKIILRAPGSPYLMGYSIVQVPNTLADVVEKVQSLYFSK, encoded by the coding sequence ATGAATACATATATGACATTTATTACAAATGTGGCCCGCCAAAAGCCGTCTACTTTGCACAACAGTGAGACGGCCTGTCCATTTTGTGACCGGGATACACTTTATAAGGAAGGCGTTATCCTAGCAAAAGAGGACCCGTTTTTGATTGTGGAAAACAAGTTCCAAACACTTGACCGCGCCTATCAGATGGTTCTGATTGAGACAGAAGCTTGCAATCACGGCGATTTATCTATGTACGCACCAGACTATTTATATCGGCTATTCCGCTTCGCTCTCGCAAACTGGGAAGCACTTGAAGCCAGCGGGAAATTCCGTTCCGTCATTTTTTTCAAAAATCATGGGATTCATTCTGGGGGCTCGATTTACCATCCGCATATGCAATTTGTAGGGCTTACCGATGTCGATTACCGGGAGCGCGTAGAAGCCAGGCAGTTTATGGGACTCATCGTGGATCAGCAGCCGGGCGTAGAACTGAATCTTTCTACCTTTCCACGCGCTGGATTTACGGAGTTTAATGTCGTATTGACAGACCGGACAAAACTAGATGAGTTTTCGAACTATGTCCAGATTGCTGTTCATTTTATCCTCAATGTCATGAATACTAAGTATAAAAGCTTCAATATTTTTTTCTATCAATTCGAGGACAGACTCATTGCCAAAATTATTTTACGAGCGCCGGGCTCCCCTTACCTCATGGGCTATTCCATCGTGCAAGTTCCCAACACACTTGCAGATGTAGTCGAGAAAGTACAAAGTCTGTACTTCTCCAAATAA
- a CDS encoding DUF3900 domain-containing protein — MEFSVQYVSFFVVRGEGESPDRSYKHFQTLDAEAYTDSPLAAFLDGEFVRIAKRKVERHPKSDQVPTKLGFFIVEPGHDLTSNPNYNLFARLRSAHTAEQFRSYSDELVQMYMNTSAVRGGALIVARAGLPKYFDDPFVFVLKCDFEPKVASITDERSLIRNVEMAITAKNMKSIQYPHMPEPGMIEESEIKIHQSSHARYFEDFLKFVAYEQSLPEVMNTQMMGLVQQYIETVYDEESEERQREEEEMEIWAASEKRELQEKWAPEQVVEAASYLVEQKPDLELRLKLDHMLVKAMLSDFGDSVHIARFGGRYVVVLEGDAFEFEKGVSPIELLRPDELEDVLARIREKQPEAAEEELSADPEDDDAPPF; from the coding sequence ATGGAATTCAGTGTACAGTATGTATCATTTTTTGTTGTGCGTGGTGAAGGAGAGTCACCAGACCGTTCGTATAAACACTTTCAGACGCTTGACGCGGAAGCGTATACGGACAGCCCGCTAGCTGCGTTCCTTGATGGGGAATTTGTCCGCATCGCCAAACGGAAAGTCGAGCGCCATCCGAAAAGTGATCAAGTACCAACAAAGCTTGGATTCTTCATTGTGGAGCCGGGACATGATCTAACAAGTAATCCGAATTATAATTTATTTGCAAGGCTTCGGAGTGCGCATACAGCGGAACAGTTCCGCTCCTATAGTGATGAACTTGTGCAGATGTATATGAATACGAGTGCTGTACGTGGCGGGGCGCTTATTGTGGCACGTGCCGGACTGCCAAAATATTTTGATGACCCGTTTGTATTTGTACTCAAATGTGATTTTGAGCCGAAGGTAGCTTCGATCACGGATGAACGCAGCCTGATCCGCAATGTAGAGATGGCGATTACGGCGAAAAACATGAAGTCGATTCAGTATCCGCATATGCCGGAGCCGGGGATGATAGAAGAAAGTGAGATAAAAATCCACCAGTCATCACATGCGCGCTATTTTGAAGATTTTCTTAAGTTTGTCGCGTATGAACAGTCATTGCCGGAAGTGATGAATACGCAGATGATGGGACTTGTGCAGCAGTACATCGAGACGGTGTATGATGAGGAGAGTGAGGAGCGACAGCGCGAGGAAGAAGAAATGGAGATCTGGGCGGCCAGTGAGAAGCGGGAGCTACAGGAGAAGTGGGCACCGGAACAAGTGGTTGAAGCTGCCTCGTACCTGGTAGAGCAGAAGCCGGATCTGGAACTGCGGCTGAAGCTTGATCACATGCTGGTGAAAGCGATGCTATCGGACTTTGGTGATTCCGTACATATCGCACGTTTCGGCGGACGGTATGTGGTTGTGCTTGAAGGCGATGCATTTGAATTTGAGAAGGGCGTGTCACCGATTGAACTGTTGCGTCCGGATGAATTAGAAGACGTGCTTGCGCGTATTCGGGAAAAACAGCCTGAAGCTGCCGAGGAGGAATTATCAGCCGACCCGGAAGACGATGACGCGCCGCCGTTTTAG
- a CDS encoding beta-ketoacyl-ACP synthase III, which yields MRQVGITGVGCFVPSQIVTNHDLEKKLDTSHEWIFTRTGIEERRIAPEGMTTAYMAVEAARKALDSAGLVPHDIDLILVATSTPDQVFPSVACAVQQELGCRPVGAMDISAACSGFLYGLVTAKQFIETGACKHVLVIGAEIFSRIVDWEDRGTAVLFGDGAGAVVLSPVSEGRGILSYELGSNGAGGPYLYVDGTVAMNGREVFKFAVRQINESVRNVMERAGLEVADIDRIVPHQANVRILEKAGDLLGIPREKMSVSVNKYGNTSAASVPLSLLQELEAGQVHDGDTLVFVGFGGGLTWGALVVKWGK from the coding sequence ATGAGACAAGTAGGCATTACGGGAGTGGGTTGTTTTGTGCCATCCCAAATTGTAACGAATCATGATTTAGAGAAAAAGCTTGACACGTCACATGAGTGGATTTTTACTCGGACCGGGATTGAAGAGCGGCGCATAGCGCCTGAAGGAATGACTACAGCTTATATGGCAGTCGAAGCCGCACGCAAGGCGCTTGACTCAGCCGGTCTTGTGCCTCATGATATTGATCTTATTCTGGTGGCGACATCAACGCCAGATCAGGTATTTCCATCTGTGGCCTGTGCGGTACAGCAAGAGCTGGGCTGCCGCCCTGTAGGCGCAATGGATATTAGTGCGGCCTGTTCGGGTTTTTTGTATGGGTTGGTAACTGCTAAGCAGTTTATTGAGACAGGTGCCTGCAAACATGTACTGGTGATTGGAGCGGAAATATTCTCTCGCATCGTTGACTGGGAAGATCGGGGGACGGCCGTATTGTTTGGAGACGGGGCAGGCGCGGTTGTGCTGAGTCCGGTATCGGAAGGACGCGGGATTTTGTCGTATGAGCTTGGATCGAACGGGGCTGGCGGCCCGTATTTGTATGTGGATGGAACGGTTGCAATGAACGGTCGGGAAGTGTTCAAGTTTGCCGTGCGCCAAATTAATGAATCGGTGCGCAATGTTATGGAGCGTGCTGGTCTTGAGGTTGCCGATATTGATCGTATTGTACCTCATCAGGCGAATGTGCGCATTTTGGAGAAGGCGGGGGATTTACTTGGAATTCCACGCGAGAAAATGTCGGTTAGTGTGAACAAGTATGGTAATACGTCAGCGGCGTCTGTGCCACTTTCTTTGCTCCAGGAACTTGAAGCTGGTCAGGTACACGATGGGGATACCCTTGTATTTGTTGGATTTGGCGGTGGCCTTACCTGGGGAGCGCTTGTTGTCAAATGGGGGAAATAA
- a CDS encoding helix-turn-helix domain-containing protein: MFILAKKFEVKVFGNIEVMNTIVDAFKKRIRGMLPASVMKVVDFLASHSCKVRGVSWATYEYMNDITGLSISTLKRAVKMLAKLGFIQVIRTWVGGCQSANIIQIQPRMDWKAIETELMRRVRFEYADEKQSEIEKESEEIGENFLQPNDTQSETKEDMQSDTLYKQKKEGVKAAEPIDEADFWGVPDYIPTTDINKNNSNLVYHKIKGFHPSFNWLDQEE; encoded by the coding sequence GTGTTTATTTTGGCGAAGAAATTTGAGGTAAAAGTCTTTGGAAACATTGAAGTTATGAATACGATTGTGGATGCGTTTAAGAAGCGCATTCGAGGTATGTTACCTGCCTCCGTTATGAAAGTGGTGGACTTTCTTGCCTCCCACTCCTGCAAGGTTCGAGGCGTATCCTGGGCCACGTATGAGTACATGAATGATATAACAGGACTCAGCATATCTACACTTAAGCGTGCGGTAAAAATGTTGGCCAAGCTCGGATTTATTCAAGTGATCCGCACCTGGGTAGGTGGCTGCCAATCGGCTAACATTATCCAGATCCAGCCTCGTATGGATTGGAAAGCTATAGAAACAGAATTAATGAGGCGTGTTCGTTTTGAATACGCTGATGAGAAACAGTCAGAAATAGAGAAAGAGTCGGAAGAAATCGGCGAAAATTTTTTGCAACCAAATGACACGCAGTCTGAAACGAAAGAGGACATGCAGTCTGACACTCTATACAAACAAAAAAAAGAGGGAGTAAAAGCGGCAGAACCCATTGATGAAGCGGACTTCTGGGGCGTGCCGGATTACATCCCTACAACAGATATAAATAAAAACAATTCAAACTTAGTATATCATAAAATTAAAGGTTTCCATCCATCATTCAACTGGTTAGATCAGGAAGAGTGA